A stretch of Acidobacteriota bacterium DNA encodes these proteins:
- a CDS encoding D-cysteine desulfhydrase family protein — MKITRRSFFKLVAGGITATYSSPLMINNNISFFFPPKSSSIKKFENIPHLKFGFYPTPIEELKNLREELKSPVKLFIKRDDYTGMTISGNKVRKLEYLMYDVLKKKADTVITIGPLQSNHARATAMFCAKLGLKCILVLNGKPQEKPTANALLNNMLGAEIHYVDTRPERPVKMKEIAEELQSRGKNVYQIPLGGSIPVGSLGYVKAMGELAHQLRKMDLKIDYIFFSSSSGGTHAGMEVGKCLYKLNNIKLIGVSPDDPADEIKRYIIDVANPLFEELNMKQKISSEDITILEEYIGEGYEIPTPESNEALSLLAKKEGIFLDPVYTSKAMAAVIDLIRKGKFKSNENILFWHTGGTIALFA, encoded by the coding sequence ATGAAAATAACAAGGAGGTCTTTTTTTAAATTAGTCGCCGGAGGGATAACAGCCACTTATTCCAGTCCTTTAATGATAAATAACAATATTTCTTTCTTCTTTCCCCCAAAATCTTCGTCGATTAAAAAATTTGAGAATATACCCCATCTTAAATTTGGCTTTTATCCCACCCCAATTGAAGAATTAAAAAACTTAAGAGAAGAGCTTAAATCTCCAGTAAAATTGTTCATAAAAAGGGATGATTATACTGGGATGACGATAAGTGGAAATAAAGTAAGAAAGTTAGAATACTTAATGTACGATGTCTTAAAGAAAAAAGCTGATACTGTAATTACCATAGGTCCTTTGCAATCAAATCATGCAAGAGCCACTGCTATGTTCTGTGCTAAACTCGGGTTGAAATGTATTTTGGTATTAAATGGAAAGCCCCAGGAAAAACCAACTGCAAATGCATTATTAAATAATATGCTGGGAGCTGAAATTCATTATGTAGATACAAGGCCTGAAAGACCAGTAAAAATGAAAGAAATTGCAGAAGAACTCCAGAGCAGAGGTAAAAATGTATATCAAATTCCCCTCGGGGGATCGATTCCTGTTGGATCATTGGGATATGTAAAAGCAATGGGAGAGTTGGCTCACCAATTAAGAAAAATGGATTTAAAAATAGACTATATATTTTTTTCCTCCTCCTCTGGAGGGACCCATGCAGGAATGGAAGTTGGAAAATGTCTTTATAAGCTAAATAACATAAAACTGATTGGAGTTAGCCCGGATGACCCTGCAGATGAAATCAAAAGATATATAATAGATGTGGCAAATCCACTTTTTGAAGAGCTCAACATGAAACAAAAAATTTCCTCTGAAGATATTACAATTCTTGAGGAATACATAGGAGAGGGGTACGAAATTCCGACACCTGAATCAAACGAAGCTCTTTCGCTTCTTGCAAAAAAAGAAGGAATATTTCTTGACCCGGTATACACGAGCAAGGCAATGGCTGCTGTAATAGACTTGATAAGAAAAGGAAAATTTAAATCAAACGAAAACATCCTCTTCTGGCATACTGGAGGCACTATTGCATTGTTTGCTTGA
- a CDS encoding histone deacetylase → MENFYKYKNKLMFPLVYSEKYWADIGSHVFPVQKFKMIKERLIKEDLVKIDNFIEPDLPFDEDILLAHTSEWLNKLKNGLLTVNDIIRLELPYDKSLSDWFLYTSGGTILTSKLALKNRVGFHIGGGFHHAFADHGEGFCALNDIAIALLKLKKEGLIKKGMVVDCDVHQGNGTAAIFKKDVDIFTFSIHQGDNYPAIKEKSDIDVELYSGEGDEKYLNILRNYFPKLYKELMPEIIIYVAGADPYKEDQLGGLELTKEGLMERDRLVIGEALKLNIPVAVVLGGGYAFKVEDTVEIHINTIKICNESMEKLKN, encoded by the coding sequence ATGGAAAACTTTTATAAGTATAAAAATAAATTGATGTTTCCACTTGTTTATTCAGAAAAATATTGGGCAGACATCGGCTCCCATGTTTTTCCTGTTCAAAAATTTAAAATGATAAAAGAGAGGCTTATCAAAGAAGATTTAGTAAAAATCGATAATTTTATTGAGCCAGATCTGCCTTTTGATGAAGATATTCTTTTAGCTCATACTTCAGAATGGCTGAATAAATTAAAAAATGGACTGTTAACTGTAAATGATATCATAAGATTAGAACTTCCATATGATAAATCTCTATCCGATTGGTTCTTATATACATCTGGAGGCACGATTTTAACATCAAAATTAGCTTTAAAAAATAGAGTTGGTTTTCATATAGGAGGAGGATTCCACCATGCTTTTGCTGACCACGGTGAAGGTTTTTGTGCTTTAAATGACATTGCAATTGCTCTTCTTAAATTAAAAAAAGAAGGGTTAATCAAAAAAGGAATGGTTGTTGATTGCGATGTTCATCAGGGAAATGGAACTGCAGCCATTTTTAAAAAAGACGTAGACATTTTCACTTTTTCAATCCATCAGGGTGACAACTACCCAGCCATCAAAGAAAAAAGCGACATCGATGTTGAACTATATTCAGGGGAAGGTGATGAAAAATATTTAAACATACTCAGAAATTATTTTCCAAAACTTTATAAAGAATTAATGCCAGAAATAATAATCTATGTTGCAGGTGCAGATCCTTACAAAGAAGATCAGCTGGGCGGATTGGAACTCACAAAGGAAGGGCTCATGGAAAGAGACAGGCTTGTAATAGGAGAGGCTTTAAAATTGAATATTCCTGTTGCTGTAGTTCTGGGAGGTGGATATGCTTTCAAAGTTGAAGATACTGTTGAAATCCATATAAATACTATAAAAATCTGTAATGAATCGATGGAAAAATTAAAAAACTAA
- the cutA gene encoding divalent-cation tolerance protein CutA encodes MEYIFVITTVPDRELGERLSKAIVESKLAACVTISSSCKSFYWWEKNITEDEEFILFIKTKNSLYEKLENKIKQLHTYSIPEIISFKIEKGNKDYLKWIDEVI; translated from the coding sequence ATGGAATACATATTTGTAATTACTACTGTTCCTGATAGAGAGCTGGGAGAGAGGTTAAGTAAAGCAATAGTGGAAAGTAAATTAGCTGCTTGTGTAACAATTTCCTCATCATGCAAGTCTTTTTACTGGTGGGAGAAAAATATCACTGAAGATGAAGAATTCATTCTTTTCATTAAAACAAAGAATTCATTGTATGAAAAGCTCGAAAACAAAATAAAACAACTTCACACTTACAGTATCCCGGAAATAATTTCTTTTAAAATAGAAAAAGGGAATAAAGATTATTTAAAATGGATTGATGAGGTGATTTAG